In Brienomyrus brachyistius isolate T26 chromosome 3, BBRACH_0.4, whole genome shotgun sequence, the following proteins share a genomic window:
- the sparcl2 gene encoding SPARC-like protein 1 isoform X1 gives MVYSSTDRSLSAWERNERERRGKTEGSRAQRKQRQAEEKLRPYWGRTNPEKLCKLLKCYSPVGSSCQAVEQGGVLIPKCICPQKCPREGVPVCSVLGKTYASECLLHKESCRKKRRTGLAHLGPCLVSKAVCAEMEYGQFPYRLIDWFLMLSRMGQSFSSPPPPQGCLSREERRMLVERRFILLDRNKDGKLSRRDLKKLRYKQMPLEHCAHRFFQSCDSNSDRKVTLKEWIACLVDQSEDWFQDFTSMKMGSRILCATEQNKF, from the exons ATGGTCTACAGTAGCACAGATAGATCCCTCTCTGCCTGggagagaaacgagagagaaAGAAGAGGAAAAACAGAG GGCAGCAGAGCCCAAAGGAAACAGAGACAAGCCGAGGAGAAACTGCGACCGTATTGGGGTCGAACCAACCCAG AGAAGCTGTGCAAGCTGCTGAAGTGTTACAGTCCTGTTGGCTCCTCATGCCAAGCGGTGGAGCAAGGTGGTGTCTTAATCCCAAAATGCATATGTCCCCAGAAATGTCCGAG ggagGGAGTGCCAGTGTGCAGTGTGCTGGGGAAGACCTATGCCAGTGAGTGTCTGTTGCATAAAGAGTCCTGTCGAAAGAAGCGACGCACTGGCTTGGCTCACCTTGGTCCTTGCTTGG TGTCCAAAGCGGTGTGCGCAGAGATGGAATATGGGCAGTTCCCTTACCGGCTGATTGACTGGTTTCTGATGCTGAGTCGCATGGGCCAATCCTTCagctcccctccccctccccagggCTGCCTGAGCCGGGAAGAGCGCAGGATGCTAGTAGAG CGGCGGTTCATCCTGCTGGATCGGAACAAGGACGGGAAGCTTAGCCGTCGGGATCTGAAGAAGCTGCGTTACAAACAGATGCCCCTGGAACATTGTGCCCATCGATTCTTCCA ATCATGTGACAGTAACAGTGACAGAAAGGTGACCCTGAAGGAATGGATTGCTTGCCTGGTCGATCAGTCTGAGGACTGGTTCCAAGACTTCACAT CTATGAAGATGGGTTCCCGGATATTATGTGCTACGGAACAAAATAAGTTTTGA
- the sparcl2 gene encoding SPARC-like protein 1 isoform X2, with amino-acid sequence MHLAVHLILFTMLVLHPVMSEGSRAQRKQRQAEEKLRPYWGRTNPEKLCKLLKCYSPVGSSCQAVEQGGVLIPKCICPQKCPREGVPVCSVLGKTYASECLLHKESCRKKRRTGLAHLGPCLVSKAVCAEMEYGQFPYRLIDWFLMLSRMGQSFSSPPPPQGCLSREERRMLVERRFILLDRNKDGKLSRRDLKKLRYKQMPLEHCAHRFFQSCDSNSDRKVTLKEWIACLVDQSEDWFQDFTSMKMGSRILCATEQNKF; translated from the exons ATGCATTTGGCCGTGCACCTGATCCTATTCACAATGCTGGTGCTGCACCCTGTAATGAGTGAG GGCAGCAGAGCCCAAAGGAAACAGAGACAAGCCGAGGAGAAACTGCGACCGTATTGGGGTCGAACCAACCCAG AGAAGCTGTGCAAGCTGCTGAAGTGTTACAGTCCTGTTGGCTCCTCATGCCAAGCGGTGGAGCAAGGTGGTGTCTTAATCCCAAAATGCATATGTCCCCAGAAATGTCCGAG ggagGGAGTGCCAGTGTGCAGTGTGCTGGGGAAGACCTATGCCAGTGAGTGTCTGTTGCATAAAGAGTCCTGTCGAAAGAAGCGACGCACTGGCTTGGCTCACCTTGGTCCTTGCTTGG TGTCCAAAGCGGTGTGCGCAGAGATGGAATATGGGCAGTTCCCTTACCGGCTGATTGACTGGTTTCTGATGCTGAGTCGCATGGGCCAATCCTTCagctcccctccccctccccagggCTGCCTGAGCCGGGAAGAGCGCAGGATGCTAGTAGAG CGGCGGTTCATCCTGCTGGATCGGAACAAGGACGGGAAGCTTAGCCGTCGGGATCTGAAGAAGCTGCGTTACAAACAGATGCCCCTGGAACATTGTGCCCATCGATTCTTCCA ATCATGTGACAGTAACAGTGACAGAAAGGTGACCCTGAAGGAATGGATTGCTTGCCTGGTCGATCAGTCTGAGGACTGGTTCCAAGACTTCACAT CTATGAAGATGGGTTCCCGGATATTATGTGCTACGGAACAAAATAAGTTTTGA
- the ndnfl gene encoding protein NDNF isoform X2, whose translation MALSWYRCLTATALVWGTVWSQGSPPLNPENEVPLRPTIWLPEGKVTPISLPKDQTRRLYFTLKKRASLMSVTVIPCGVPIEWSLAARTIKDRPSKSLQWTSKKSMPEVWWRGSGTEQKMYTFKGNTVDTYTGHTVSPASIYILKIKSKVQDSRVSVYLQEGDWVPGIFPEIPPDPRVHTVGVGMTSVTLSWKSSASILKLPKNSHNYHYCVLVNQKQNYKSLCAAQEDVKSEKKRAKKQKLTVWPDVSEWWWYQWDSFRKSGESTLLDNSDELQCVCRGTESVCTVSELIPETLYYFDVFVIDTVNGTDSAYAGTFTQTHEEARQIATPLGEGELRWVAFQGTGRQGSQFFSFRPRGWQQSALLTLQSCTGQRVKVTVSDKEQILASEVVGEAVAQIWLQGKPVYQIYLEDMSPGQAVRGGSRPMVKMQTSSAYHRQAVPALPTTLQIKSFNKLRTCNSVTLAWFGTEERSLYCMYRRKIKDGESASRQQCLGPESRSETERVLCKYFQELNPRRAVTTATIGELEPGTVYLFDVYLMRRWGIPVKYHSKTVRTRKEC comes from the exons ATGGCTCTATCCTGGTATCGCTGCCTCACAGCGACAGCGCTAGTTTGGGGGACTGTGTGGTCTCAGGGTTCCCCACCCTTGAACCCTGAGAATGAGGTGCCACTACGGCCCACCATCTGGCTCCCAGAAGGCAAAGTTACCCCCATCTCTCTGCCAAAGGATCAAACTCGGAG GCTGTACTTCACTCTCAAGAAAAGGGCATCTTTGATGTCCGTCACTGTCATTCCGTGTGGTGTGCCGATTGAATGGAGCTTAGCAGCCAGGACAATAAAGGACAGACCCTCTAAAAGCCTACAAT GGACTTCTAAGAAAAGTATGCCAGAGGTGTGGTGGAGAGGCTCTGGAACGGAGCAAAAAATGTACACATTTAAAGGCAACACTGTGGACACCTACACTGGCCATACTGTGTCTCCAGCATCCATCTACATCCTTAAGATAAAATCCAAGGTACAGGATTCTAGAGTTTCTGTATACCTTCAAGAGGGAGACTGGGTGCCGGGAATATTTCCAGAGATACCTCCCGATCCACGTGTACATACTGTGGGAGTAGGGATGACCAGTGTCACTCTGAGCTGGAAGTCTAGTGCCTCTATTCTGAAACTCCCAAAAAACAGTCATAACTACCACTACTGTGTGTTGGTTAACCAAAAGCAAAACTACAAGAGTCTGTGTGCTGCCCAAGAGGATGTGAAAAGTGAAAAGAAGAGAGCTAAGAAGCAAAAATTAACAGTCTGGCCAGATGTGAGTGAGTGGTGGTGGTACCAGTGGGATTCTTTCAGGAAATCAGGAGAGTCGACTTTACTGGACAATTCCGATGAACTACAGTGTGTTTGCAGAGGCACGGAAAGTGTGTGTACGGTGTCAGAGCTCATTCCAGAAACATTATACTATTTCGATGTTTTTGTGATAGACACAGTCAATGGCACTGACTCAGCATATGCGGGGACCTTCACGCAAACGCATGAGGAAGCCCGACAAATAGCTACCCCTCTAGGAGAGGGTGAGCTCAGGTGGGTGGCTTTTCAGGGAACTGGGCGGCAAGGTAGCCAGTTTTTCAGCTTCCGCCCCCGTGGTTGGCAACAGAGTGCTCTTCTTACGCTCCAGAGCTGTACTGGCCAAAGGGTGAAGGTCACAGTCTCTGACAAGGAGCAAATTCTTGCATCAGAAGTGGTGGGGGAGGCAGTAGCACAGATATGGCTGCAAGGAAAGCCTGTATATCAGATATATTTGGAAGACATGAGTCCCGGTCAGGCAGTTAGGGGTGGGTCAAGGCCTATGGTTAAAATGCAGACCTCATCTGCTTACCATCGTCAGGCCGTCCCCGCACTTCCGACTACGCTGCAGATAAAGTCCTTCAACAAACTCAGGACCTGCAACTCTGTTACATTAGCCTGGTTTGGAACAGAGGAGAGAagcttgtactgcatgtatcgGCGCAAGATTAAGGATGGAGAATCTGCCAGTAGGCAACAGTGCCTAGGTCCAGAGTCACGCAGCGAGACGGAGAGGGTCCTCTGTAAATACTTCCAGGAGCTGAACCCACGACGGGCTGTTACTACAGCGACCATTGGAGAACTAGAACCTGGAACTGTATACTTATTTGATGTCTATTTGATGAGACGTTGGGGAATTccagtcaaataccacagcaAGACTGTGCGCACCAGGAAGGAGTGTTGA
- the ndnfl gene encoding protein NDNF isoform X1 — protein sequence MSGVEQVSSMALSWYRCLTATALVWGTVWSQGSPPLNPENEVPLRPTIWLPEGKVTPISLPKDQTRRLYFTLKKRASLMSVTVIPCGVPIEWSLAARTIKDRPSKSLQWTSKKSMPEVWWRGSGTEQKMYTFKGNTVDTYTGHTVSPASIYILKIKSKVQDSRVSVYLQEGDWVPGIFPEIPPDPRVHTVGVGMTSVTLSWKSSASILKLPKNSHNYHYCVLVNQKQNYKSLCAAQEDVKSEKKRAKKQKLTVWPDVSEWWWYQWDSFRKSGESTLLDNSDELQCVCRGTESVCTVSELIPETLYYFDVFVIDTVNGTDSAYAGTFTQTHEEARQIATPLGEGELRWVAFQGTGRQGSQFFSFRPRGWQQSALLTLQSCTGQRVKVTVSDKEQILASEVVGEAVAQIWLQGKPVYQIYLEDMSPGQAVRGGSRPMVKMQTSSAYHRQAVPALPTTLQIKSFNKLRTCNSVTLAWFGTEERSLYCMYRRKIKDGESASRQQCLGPESRSETERVLCKYFQELNPRRAVTTATIGELEPGTVYLFDVYLMRRWGIPVKYHSKTVRTRKEC from the exons ATGTCGG GTGTAGAGCAAGTGTCATCAATGGCTCTATCCTGGTATCGCTGCCTCACAGCGACAGCGCTAGTTTGGGGGACTGTGTGGTCTCAGGGTTCCCCACCCTTGAACCCTGAGAATGAGGTGCCACTACGGCCCACCATCTGGCTCCCAGAAGGCAAAGTTACCCCCATCTCTCTGCCAAAGGATCAAACTCGGAG GCTGTACTTCACTCTCAAGAAAAGGGCATCTTTGATGTCCGTCACTGTCATTCCGTGTGGTGTGCCGATTGAATGGAGCTTAGCAGCCAGGACAATAAAGGACAGACCCTCTAAAAGCCTACAAT GGACTTCTAAGAAAAGTATGCCAGAGGTGTGGTGGAGAGGCTCTGGAACGGAGCAAAAAATGTACACATTTAAAGGCAACACTGTGGACACCTACACTGGCCATACTGTGTCTCCAGCATCCATCTACATCCTTAAGATAAAATCCAAGGTACAGGATTCTAGAGTTTCTGTATACCTTCAAGAGGGAGACTGGGTGCCGGGAATATTTCCAGAGATACCTCCCGATCCACGTGTACATACTGTGGGAGTAGGGATGACCAGTGTCACTCTGAGCTGGAAGTCTAGTGCCTCTATTCTGAAACTCCCAAAAAACAGTCATAACTACCACTACTGTGTGTTGGTTAACCAAAAGCAAAACTACAAGAGTCTGTGTGCTGCCCAAGAGGATGTGAAAAGTGAAAAGAAGAGAGCTAAGAAGCAAAAATTAACAGTCTGGCCAGATGTGAGTGAGTGGTGGTGGTACCAGTGGGATTCTTTCAGGAAATCAGGAGAGTCGACTTTACTGGACAATTCCGATGAACTACAGTGTGTTTGCAGAGGCACGGAAAGTGTGTGTACGGTGTCAGAGCTCATTCCAGAAACATTATACTATTTCGATGTTTTTGTGATAGACACAGTCAATGGCACTGACTCAGCATATGCGGGGACCTTCACGCAAACGCATGAGGAAGCCCGACAAATAGCTACCCCTCTAGGAGAGGGTGAGCTCAGGTGGGTGGCTTTTCAGGGAACTGGGCGGCAAGGTAGCCAGTTTTTCAGCTTCCGCCCCCGTGGTTGGCAACAGAGTGCTCTTCTTACGCTCCAGAGCTGTACTGGCCAAAGGGTGAAGGTCACAGTCTCTGACAAGGAGCAAATTCTTGCATCAGAAGTGGTGGGGGAGGCAGTAGCACAGATATGGCTGCAAGGAAAGCCTGTATATCAGATATATTTGGAAGACATGAGTCCCGGTCAGGCAGTTAGGGGTGGGTCAAGGCCTATGGTTAAAATGCAGACCTCATCTGCTTACCATCGTCAGGCCGTCCCCGCACTTCCGACTACGCTGCAGATAAAGTCCTTCAACAAACTCAGGACCTGCAACTCTGTTACATTAGCCTGGTTTGGAACAGAGGAGAGAagcttgtactgcatgtatcgGCGCAAGATTAAGGATGGAGAATCTGCCAGTAGGCAACAGTGCCTAGGTCCAGAGTCACGCAGCGAGACGGAGAGGGTCCTCTGTAAATACTTCCAGGAGCTGAACCCACGACGGGCTGTTACTACAGCGACCATTGGAGAACTAGAACCTGGAACTGTATACTTATTTGATGTCTATTTGATGAGACGTTGGGGAATTccagtcaaataccacagcaAGACTGTGCGCACCAGGAAGGAGTGTTGA